TCCTTTTCATCTAGAAGAGTCCcttcttctcttttccttccaAGAAAAATTTACACATACACAGAGCTTAAAAAAAAGTACATTTTTCCATACGTGCTCTCAGAAGACTATGAACTATCACATCGGGCTTAACCCTTATTCCAGACCACACTTTCCATTCGCGATAGCTGTCTGATAAAATTGCCCAGTCACTCAACAAGGAATCCTGACCCCCTAGTCATTTTACCCCCAGATTACACTGTATTATGCTTGTGAGGCTTCGAGTCATATTTGAAAGACTGTATGCCAGGTAGGAGCCCACAAAGCTTCTCAAATCTGAAATCAAAGGCTTAACTTTAGGATTCGAAAACTGCTCTTTCATCAAAATAAATGACCAGGTATGGACGCTTTTTAGATGTTCGGAGGCCACCAAGGCTGACTGACACTGAACTGTTGCCTGAGACCACCTGCCCTGCCGCCTCCTCCACACTGAGCAATAGAAATGAGACAACAGACGCACTGCCATCCTGCCAGTGCCGGCTCATAGGGACCCGTgggagtttccgagactctataactgtgggagtagaaagtccggcCTTTctgccgtggagctgctggtggtttcaaactgcccaccatgcgatcgcagcccaacacataaccacttcaccaccagggctcctaaaataagtttatcctaaccccaaacccgctgccatccagtcgattccaacccacagtggacctacaggacagggcagaactgccttacAGAAGTGCAAAGCCTCCTTTTTATcctgcttaaatatatatatatttaagatctAGTTCTTTTTTaataagccattttattggggagtcttatcgctcttataacaatccatgcatcaactgtattgagcacatttgtacaaatgttgccagcatcattttgaaaacattctctttctacttgagcccttggtatcatctcttttcccctccctcccccaccctcctgcccttgtgaacccttgataaattataaactattatcttcatatcttacaccctttgctctctcccttcacccacgtttctgttgttcctgcCCCTGGGGGCTGGTGTTTCTATGTCGATCTCTTTCTATGGGGTCACACTAGCAGCGGCTGGACAGATCTGAAAGGAGCCTGGGGGCGGTGGGCTTGTTTAATGGGGAGAAAGGAGTGTGAGGGGGCTGCACATTTGGCGAAGGTCATCTGTGTCTGAACTGAGTCAGTGCTCTTGCTGCTATTGGTATTCTCCACCACAAACAGCCCACGGGGCCCTGGCCGTGCAAACCTTCAACACCTGACTTGGCCGGCCTACTCCCTGCCACCCTGAGAAATGGCCTGGCGCTGGTACACCACACAGTGTTATCATGGCCCTTAAACACAGGCAGTGACGCCGGAAATGTAGGCCTCGGCTCCAGCATCCCAGGAGCACTGACCCTCAGCATCCCCAGCTACTCTGACCCTCCCAGCCCCCTTGAGTGCCTCAGGGCCAGCTTCTCGACCCGTCTTCCGAGTGGGGAGCCGTGCCCCGGCCCCCAGGCCTGTTCCCTCTCCCCACAGCTCATCTTCCCCGACCTGGTGGAGGGGCTGGTGCTGATGAATATTGATCCCAACGGCAAAGGCTGGATTGACTGGGCTGCTACCAAGGTGAGCGTGCATGGCTGCAGCCGGTCCCCTGGGTCGCCCCCAGGATGGGCCTGGGAACGTGTGGGCAGGGCAGTCACACTGCCTTCCTTCCACCTCTGCCTGCAGCTCTCTGGCCTCACCAGCACTTTACCTGACACGGTGCTATCCCACCTCTTCAGCCAGGTAAGGGGGTCAGGCTGGAGATGGCAGCGGCATCTCAGGAACCGCGGGCTGGTGGGCAGCCGGTGTCTCCCTCTGGGCATGGATGGTTCACGGAGTCAGCTGAGTGCCTGGGGGTGGGACTAGGGCTGCTCTGGTCTGAGGCCGTACCCCTCTCTCTGTCTGCGCCCCTTTGTGCACCCCGCTACCCTGGGCCCAGGAGGAGCTGATGAACAACACCGAGCTGGTCCAGAGCTACCGGCAGCAGATCGGGAACGTGGTGAACCAGGCCAACCTGCAGCTTTTCTGGAACATGTACAACAGGTGTGCACAGTGGGGGTGGCAgcaccctcccacacacacagtcaccCTAGGGGAGGTGGGTAGGCTTGACAACTCCCTGCTTTCCAATGAAAGGGCTTGCTCCTTGCCTGGGGTATCTTGTCTCACCagcatccctccccaccccccaccccccatgcaggGCTGTCCTGGGATGAGAATCCACAGAGAAcctgggagacccagccctgcccTCCCACATGACTAAGAGAGGGAGGGTGCTGCCCCTCCCAATGAGGGCTCTGAGGGTGACAGAGGCAGGTGGATGCCCACCTGAGCTTGGGAGTTTGGGAAGAAGTCAGACTACAGGGAGCCCTGTGAGTCCGGGCCTGTGTCTCCCTGTGTGCAAAGCTGCTCACTGCTGATGAGCCCTGAGCAGGCTTGGTGGCTCTGGGATGTTGGGCCACAGAGCCGCTTCGGGGTGATGCTGTGTGGCAGAAAGCAGCAACCGTATCCTTCAGGGATGCCCTCAGCTGcctgtttccccccaccccccacccccagtcgcaGGGACCTGGACATTAACCGGCCTGGGACGGTGCCCAATGCCAAGACGCTCCGGTAAGTGTACCCTGGGCCCCTGCCAGCCCATCTGCCCAGCCTCGGCCAGACCCTACAGGCCTTCTTCTGTGTCCGCAGCTGCCCCGTGATGCTGGTGGTAGGGGATAACGCGCCTGCGGAGGACGGGGTGGTGAGTGTGGCTGTGCCCTGCGGAGAGGGGGTGGAGCCCAGGGCTCTTATCTCTGCTGTCGGGGTAGCCCTGGGGATAGGCACTGCCTGCACAGTGGCTTCTCATCCCATTTCCAGCAGTCTTGCCACCTGTCACCTCCTGGCGTCCCCTCCAGGCATGGAAATGGGGCTGTGGCAAAGCCAGGGCAGGACTACTctgtccgccccccaccccccacctcaccttctcttcacttcccacccactgcctgGGGGCGCTCTCTCCTCCAGCATTTGATTACTTCCCTGACATGAGCAGCTCGGGATCCTGTCTGTCCTGGGCACTTGTTTGGGGTCTGTGTTTCCTGCTGGGTTCTGGCAGCAGCTGCCTTCCTCCGTATAGAGGAAGCTAGAGAttgtgtgggtgtggggggtgtCCACCATGCCCAGGGCAGCCCCGAGCTGCACAGAAACTGGCCAGCCTCCCAAAGCTCAAGGAGAGGTAGGTAGAGCAGGGGAGTGGGTGCACTAGCCCCCCTGGTCCAGTCAGGGGCCTTTGAGTATCCTCCTGACCCTCAGCACCTGCCCTAGGTCACTTCCCCAAGAGCTGCCCTGGCCATCCTCCAAGCCAGCATGGGCTCTCGTAGCCATGGCACAGCCTGCGCCCACCGGAGCTGCTAACTAAGCTCCAGGGACTTGGCCTGTGATGGCATACCCCGCCTGGGGGCTGAACCCAGGTCTGCCTCTGTTAGCCCTTCTCACTGCCTCTGCGACTAGAAGCACCTTTGAAGCTGGTGGGCAGGAGCCTCCTCCCTCACGCCCCTCACTTGCTCGCTGTCCTCGCCCCCAGGTTGAATGCAACTCAAAGCTGgatcccacctccaccaccttcctAAAGGTAAGGTTCTCCTGCCCTCTGCGGGGTGGGTTCTGCCCTGGGGCTTCCCGGAGCGGGACCGTGGGTCTGGCCGGGTGAGGGTGGGCAAGGTGTGGGGGCACCCCTGCTCGGCTAACTCTGCTCTCTGCTCGCTGCAGATGGCAGACTCCGGTGGACTCCCCCAGGTCACACAGGTGAggctcccgcccctcccccctacCATTCATACTAGCCTGGAGGTGGGGGGCAACCTCCAGTCTCCTCTGACCCCGGCAGTCAGTCAGAACGTGTCCCTGTCCCACTCCCTTGCAGCCTGGGAAGCTGACGGAGGCCTTCAaatacttcctgcaaggcatgggCTACAGTAAGTACACCCTCTCTCCAAAGGGggtgcctgggggcagggctgaccCCCGCCACTTACCCATTTATGGCGGGCACACCTGATCCACTAGGTGCCCCACCTGCACGGTGTAGTGAACGTCCCATGCACCCTTGGGGAGACCTTAGGGCACTGATTGGACCCGTGGGGTGGGGGACCCTCTTCCCCCAGCCTTGGGGGACCAGAGGTCTTACAAATGGTGTCTTATGAGTATGAGACACACCACCCCCTCCTGTTGGGCTCTGGGACATGGCTGGGTCTATAGCACCTGAGACGGccggtggtgcccagaggcatcaTGGGAGTGAGCTTGGAGTGGGAGAAGCAGGGAGGAGAGGTGGGGCCCTCTGGGTTTCAGAACTGCAGCCAGCCGGACCCGAGGTGGTCAGATCCAAAGATGGAGCTAAGGGAATTGGGCTCAGACTGCCTTGTGACCTCATCCCTACCTTCTACTTCCCAAGTTTCCCCCGTGCACGGACGAAGAGACTCCCAAGACTGCGAGTGCGCACGcatacacgtacacacacacacacacacacacacacacacacacacacacacagccctcccTGCTCGCCCTGAATGTGTTTTAGGGGAGCCTTTCCGGTACCCATCaccttgcccctactggcctctCTCAACGTCACCACACCCGATGAGGGACTGACACCTTTAGTTTCTGGGAAGGCTCTGAGGGTCTCTGGAGGCCGAGCAGTAGGCAGCAGTGGGAGCGGCGGCCGAGGGTGTGCTGTACCTGGGAGGTGACAGGCCCAGCATAGTGAGGGCCCACTCCCAGGGCGCCCTCGGATCACACACATGGTCCCTTGCTGTGGTTCCCTCGGGAGCTGCTGCCTTGGTGGGTGGGCCAGAGCgggctctctggggctctggcccTGGCCCACTGCATTCTGCCCGCTCCTTCGTCTCGTCTCCAACTGGTCTCCACGCCTCCGTGAACCACTCTCTCTCCCGTGTCCGGCGTCACCCACGCCCACCTGTCTGGCTCTGTGTTCTCTCTTAGTTGCACATTTGAAGGACCGAAGGCTGAGTGGAGGAGCAGGTAGCCTTGTGGCCCtcgcaccccacccctcccctccgccCCCGTGCATGGACCCCTTCGCCCGGCCGCCTCTGCAGTGCTGCAGGCAGGCCGCAGCTTGCCGTGGTTGGGACCCTTCTGTGTCCTGCTCGCTCCACTGCCCGAGGGGTTCCGGGTCCACCATGGGATCTGACCTGGCAGGGCTGGAGCCTGGCTGGGCTTTAGAGCGTTTTGCTTCTAGACTTCTGGGGCCTGGGCGTGTGGCTTCTGGAGCTGGTGAGTTGGAAGCTGAAGTCGCACtctcagtgagtttctgagagtctgAACTGTTGACGGGAGTAAACAATTGTCttactcctgcggagcagctggaggtttcaaactgctgacctttcggatcgcagcccagtgcataaccaccgtGCCACAGCGCCCCCCCTTGGTTGAGTTCAGGGGGCTAGAGTGCGCTCCCTGCAGGTCTCCCTGATGAACCTGCAGATACGTTGTTTTAGGCCGTGGAGCCCCCACTCCTTGTACCCTTCCTTTGCAGTGCAGACCTGagcctccccaccctcctgcaaCATCCTCTTGAGGCAAGCCACGTGGGGACACGCCACCTCCCTGCAGCTGCTCAGGGGACGGGCTGACTGCCACCCTGGCCTCTGCCTGGCCCTGTGGCCCCTCACTGGTGCTGACGCTGCATGCCTGGGCTTGGAGCAACTGGCAGAGGCCTGGCTTGGGGTGGGCCGGCCTCTGTCTCTGGAAGAGCAGGTTTCGCTGGTCGCTTTGCTTGCGTGTCTCCTTTTCCTACCTGCTGCTGCCCGGCCCCGTTGCCTGGCCCTCAAGCCTGCCCTGTCTCTGTCCTCAGTGCCCTCAGCCAGTATGACCCGCCTGGCCCGCTCCCGCACCGCCTCCCTCACCAGCGCCAGCTCAGTGGACGGCAGCCGCCCGCAGCCCTGCACCCACtcggagagcagcgagggcttGGGCCAGGTCAACCACACCATGGAAGTGTCCTGCTAAAGCCCTGGGTCCGGTGAAGATGCCCACCTGCCCGCCCGCCCACCCGCATCGACCCGCCATCCCACTGCCACCCCTGCGCCTGCTCCTTCCCTTTAGTTTATCTTGGTGAGAGGGTGTAGGGGAGGAAACGGGTTACTtctcttttgttaaaaaaaaaatgatgggggGCCCTATGTTAAATGCTACAGCCAGATGGTAGTTCGAGGGACTTactactccccacccccaattcacTTACCTTGACCCCTCTCAAGCACCCCCAGCAGCCCAGGCAGAGACAGACAGGGCCGCAgtacagggagggaggaaggcaggagtttGAGTCCTTGTCTGGCCAGGATTGAAGGCAGTCTCTCAGATTCGGGAAAGGGCGTGTGGTAGCCATTTGGGCAAGAAAGATTGAGGGAAGGATGGAGattgaggggctggggggagaGCTCGGATGGCGAGAACATGGGGTCCATCTCACACACTGGCATGAGAGCCACGAGATAGTAGTGGGGAACCCCAGGGATCAAGGAACTTGTGGGTTCTGAAggacccccctttcccatccccTGCGCCAAGGACATCTCTTTGTTTTAGTATGTGACAATCATCTGAGCAATAGCCACAAGTGCGTGCACCTAGCACAGTTTTCTGGACCTGGCTGGCACTGTAGGACCAGGTGGTCACGGCTTTGGGACATAAGATTCTCTGCCCCAGGGGaaccccacagatgggcccttccATCCTGCCACCCTCAGATGCTGTCCCCAAGGAAGATGTTGGCCATTTCCATGGTGACCTAATTAGGCACTGAGGGTGAAGGCTGGATAGAATAGCTCTGGTGTCTTGTAGTGGGTGGCCAGAGACGGTGGGGGCTGTGAGTTCCCACAGGGCCCTTCCAGGCCCCAGTCCAGAGGAGGTGGCCTGTGGGGTTTCCAGGGAGACTTCTGGTTGACTGAGGCTAAATGTCTGTAGACATCACTAAGAAGGAGTGAGTTCATCCAGAGTTCATCGAGATGAACGGGGTCCACAGTCCCTCACCTTTTCCCATCTCAGTTCATTACAGTGGGCTGATTCTGGGGCTGTCCCTGCCCTGGCAAGGGAACCTCTGTCTCTGGGCCCCCCGGACCCCTTCCTGCCCTGGAGGCCCATAGCCGTGCCATGCACATCCCACCCACCCATCTTACCAGGTGGAGTCTCCTGGCTCAGAAACCAGGATGCAGTGGCCACAAACCCCAGACAAGCAAACGGGTCTGAGATGGCAATGAAAAGGGTAGGGGGTGTGGAGAGGGTTCCGAGGGCGACGTCACCCACATGGGCATGCTTCCTCTTTGCACATCGCCCACCCCCTTTGTAATCTTAAGCCATTACTAGACCGTGCCAGGGCCTGGCGGAGTGTTGGTCTGTCCCCTGTTCTAGTCACTGATGTGCTTCCCGAGACTATCGTACGTGACTGTGAGACGCTGGTAGAATtaatccctctgaccatagataaCGCTGCGAATCTTggactctccccccacctttttttaagTTTGCTGTGTACTTTCAGATGAAATATCTATAAATATCTATACAgtacgtatatatatatgtatattggaccttctgtgtgtgtgtgtggtttttttccCATTGGAGGTAGTCTCTGCTTTTTCGGGTCAAGTTGAAATTTTAGCGTTTTCCTCTCTGTACTCCGTGAAGAGCCTACATTTGTGAATTCTGGTGGCTGATGTCATGAGACTTTGAGGTGACAAAAtgtgaaacaaataaaaacaaccttGTCAATGGAGAAGGATTTGACTGTGCTGAAAAGCTAATAGGCACTAAGAAGAATGTGAGTGTGGTGATGGGCATGTCCCGCACGAGAGAAGGATGGGACTGGCGCTTCACGGGGCAGGGGGCATGGGGACTGCCCTGTCTCCACAGCTCTagccctggtctctctctctctctctctctctctctctctctctctctctctctctctctctctctctctctctctctctctctctctcacacacacacacacacacacacacacacacacacactctctctctctctctctctgttgctgATGCAGAAATCAATTCTCCATGACAGCTGTTACCTCGGTTTTAGAGGTGAGGAAACAGCTTCAGATAGGATTTGCCTGCATAAAAGGcctagcggttcaaacccacctgctgctcccagagagaaagatgaggctgtctgctcccctacagATTAGCAAACCTGCGGAACCCCGTGTAAGGCTCCtgggtgtcagaactgactcagtggcagtgggttctgGGCTTTTGGAAGTAAGAGGCCAAAGCCCATGGGATCATGCAAACCTGTGTTTGCCGCCTCAGTCATTTCCTTGACTTTAACGGTGTGTTATTTAGCGGCTCCTGCATAACCACCGGGGTTCGTACATTTCATGACAGTGGGCCCTTGTGGGAGGTGgtgggtacatgttgggctgtgatatgcaaaatcagcagttcgaaactgccagtcattcccagggagaaagatggggatttccacTCCCCCCAAGAGTTACAgaattcagaaacccacaggggcagttctaccctgtcctgtaggggtcgctatgagtcggcatggacttgttggcagtgagtttggtttttcggtTAGTTGTAAGCCAGCTAATAAAAAAGCTACTCAATCAGCAGACATCATACCCAGTATGTGCTGTGCAGAAACGCAAGTGGGAGGATATACGAGCAGCAACTGGTGGGTGGGGTGGTAAGAAAACCTGTTCTAGATTCAAGAACCTCCTGGCCCCAGGAGCCTGTGCACAGACTGCTGTAATGA
The sequence above is drawn from the Tenrec ecaudatus isolate mTenEca1 chromosome 18, mTenEca1.hap1, whole genome shotgun sequence genome and encodes:
- the NDRG4 gene encoding protein NDRG4 isoform X2; protein product: MAGLQELRFPEEKPLLRGQDATELDNSDAFLVAVDTDWKEHDIETPYGLLHVVIRGSPKGNRPAILTYHDVGLNHKLCFSTFFDFEDMQEITKHFVVCHVDAPGQQVGASQFPQGYQFPSMEQLAAMLPSVVQHFGFKYVIGIGVGAGAYVLAKFALIFPDLVEGLVLMNIDPNGKGWIDWAATKLSGLTSTLPDTVLSHLFSQEELMNNTELVQSYRQQIGNVVNQANLQLFWNMYNSRRDLDINRPGTVPNAKTLRCPVMLVVGDNAPAEDGVVECNSKLDPTSTTFLKMADSGGLPQVTQPGKLTEAFKYFLQGMGYMPSASMTRLARSRTASLTSASSVDGSRPQPCTHSESSEGLGQVNHTMEVSC
- the NDRG4 gene encoding protein NDRG4 isoform X1; translation: MAGLQELRFPEEKPLLRGQDATELDNSDAFLVAVDTDWKEHDIETPYGLLHVVIRGSPKGNRPAILTYHDVGLNHKLCFSTFFDFEDMQEITKHFVVCHVDAPGQQVGASQFPQGYQFPSMEQLAAMLPSVVQHFGFKYVIGIGVGAGAYVLAKFALIFPDLVEGLVLMNIDPNGKGWIDWAATKLSGLTSTLPDTVLSHLFSQEELMNNTELVQSYRQQIGNVVNQANLQLFWNMYNSRRDLDINRPGTVPNAKTLRCPVMLVVGDNAPAEDGVVECNSKLDPTSTTFLKMADSGGLPQVTQPGKLTEAFKYFLQGMGYIAHLKDRRLSGGAVPSASMTRLARSRTASLTSASSVDGSRPQPCTHSESSEGLGQVNHTMEVSC
- the NDRG4 gene encoding protein NDRG4 isoform X5, producing the protein MPECWDGEHDIETPYGLLHVVIRGSPKGNRPAILTYHDVGLNHKLCFSTFFDFEDMQEITKHFVVCHVDAPGQQVGASQFPQGYQFPSMEQLAAMLPSVVQHFGFKYVIGIGVGAGAYVLAKFALIFPDLVEGLVLMNIDPNGKGWIDWAATKLSGLTSTLPDTVLSHLFSQEELMNNTELVQSYRQQIGNVVNQANLQLFWNMYNSRRDLDINRPGTVPNAKTLRCPVMLVVGDNAPAEDGVVECNSKLDPTSTTFLKMADSGGLPQVTQPGKLTEAFKYFLQGMGYIAHLKDRRLSGGAVPSASMTRLARSRTASLTSASSVDGSRPQPCTHSESSEGLGQVNHTMEVSC
- the NDRG4 gene encoding protein NDRG4 isoform X4, with amino-acid sequence MPECWDGGSQERGLPRVSSAVCPLQEHDIETPYGLLHVVIRGSPKGNRPAILTYHDVGLNHKLCFSTFFDFEDMQEITKHFVVCHVDAPGQQVGASQFPQGYQFPSMEQLAAMLPSVVQHFGFKYVIGIGVGAGAYVLAKFALIFPDLVEGLVLMNIDPNGKGWIDWAATKLSGLTSTLPDTVLSHLFSQEELMNNTELVQSYRQQIGNVVNQANLQLFWNMYNSRRDLDINRPGTVPNAKTLRCPVMLVVGDNAPAEDGVVECNSKLDPTSTTFLKMADSGGLPQVTQPGKLTEAFKYFLQGMGYMPSASMTRLARSRTASLTSASSVDGSRPQPCTHSESSEGLGQVNHTMEVSC
- the NDRG4 gene encoding protein NDRG4 isoform X3; translated protein: MPECWDGGSQERGLPRVSSAVCPLQEHDIETPYGLLHVVIRGSPKGNRPAILTYHDVGLNHKLCFSTFFDFEDMQEITKHFVVCHVDAPGQQVGASQFPQGYQFPSMEQLAAMLPSVVQHFGFKYVIGIGVGAGAYVLAKFALIFPDLVEGLVLMNIDPNGKGWIDWAATKLSGLTSTLPDTVLSHLFSQEELMNNTELVQSYRQQIGNVVNQANLQLFWNMYNSRRDLDINRPGTVPNAKTLRCPVMLVVGDNAPAEDGVVECNSKLDPTSTTFLKMADSGGLPQVTQPGKLTEAFKYFLQGMGYIAHLKDRRLSGGAVPSASMTRLARSRTASLTSASSVDGSRPQPCTHSESSEGLGQVNHTMEVSC
- the NDRG4 gene encoding protein NDRG4 isoform X6; this encodes MPECWDGEHDIETPYGLLHVVIRGSPKGNRPAILTYHDVGLNHKLCFSTFFDFEDMQEITKHFVVCHVDAPGQQVGASQFPQGYQFPSMEQLAAMLPSVVQHFGFKYVIGIGVGAGAYVLAKFALIFPDLVEGLVLMNIDPNGKGWIDWAATKLSGLTSTLPDTVLSHLFSQEELMNNTELVQSYRQQIGNVVNQANLQLFWNMYNSRRDLDINRPGTVPNAKTLRCPVMLVVGDNAPAEDGVVECNSKLDPTSTTFLKMADSGGLPQVTQPGKLTEAFKYFLQGMGYMPSASMTRLARSRTASLTSASSVDGSRPQPCTHSESSEGLGQVNHTMEVSC
- the NDRG4 gene encoding protein NDRG4 isoform X7, translated to MAGLQELRFPEEKPLLRGQDATELDNSDAFLVAVDTDWKEHDIETPYGLLHVVIRGSPKGNRPAILTYHDVGLNHKLCFSTFFDFEDMQEITKHFVVCHVDAPGQQVGASQFPQGYQFPSMEQLAAMLPSVVQHFGFKYVIGIGVGAGAYVLAKFALIFPDLVEGLVLMNIDPNGKGWIDWAATKLSGLTSTLPDTVLSHLFSQEELMNNTELVQSYRQQIGNVVNQANLQLFWNMYNSRRDLDINRPGTVPNAKTLRCPVMLVVGDNAPAEDGVVECNSKLDPTSTTFLKMADSGGLPQVTQPGKLTEAFKYFLQGMGYMQT